GGGCGTTATTGTTATCGACAACTCCGAAGGGGAGCTGGAGGAGGATACCGTGATGATGGACGCCATAGAGGCCGGTGCCGCGGACTTTGAGGCGGACGGCGAGGCCCTGGAGATCACCACGGACCCCGACGCTTTCAACGATGTAGTCAAGGCGCTGGAAGCCAAAGGCTACAGCTTTGTGAACGCGGATATCGAGATGGTTCCTCAGAACTACGTGACCCTTGAGAGCGAGGACGACGTAAAGAACATGGAAAAGCTCATCGACTTCCTGGAGGAAAACGACGACGTGCAGAACGTCTGGCACAACTGGCAGCAGGACTGACAGAAAAGGCGGGACCGGAATGAATCCGGTTCCGCCTTTTTCATACGTGAGAGGCCGCCGGCGTATTACGCCAGCGGCCTCGTGTACAGTGCGAGTGAGACTATAAGCCGGGTTCTGTATCTGACAGTCATCTATCTTGCCGTACTGTTGCCAATACGGTCCAGCCACCCCGGGAGCGGTCGGGCAAACCATAGCTCCCATACCGGTGTTGCTCCGAATAGAGTTTACAGCGATGGGCACTCTCGAGCCATCGGGTGAGCTCTTACCTCACCTTTCCATCCTTACCAAAGCGGTTTGACCCGGTTTGGCGGTTTATTTCTGTTGCACTTTTCCTGAAGTCGCCTTCGGCGGGCGTTACCCGTTATTCTTGCCCTGTGGAGCCCGGACTTTCCTCATAAGCGGCCTTTCGGCACAGCTTACGCGACTGTCTGTCTTACTCGTACGGTTTATTGTATCGAATCCGGCGGAAAAAGTCAATGAAAAAGCGGCCCATACAGACAGCTTTTCGTTGCGAAATACTGGAGGGGATGGTATAATTTTAAAGTTAAAGTCCGCAGGGCGTCAGCCCCGCTTTTTGGAGGCAATCGTATGAATCTTCAGGAATATCTCCACTCCATTCAGGATAAAACCGTGGCGGTGATCGGCATCGGCGTCAGCAACACGCCCCTGTTGGAGCTGCTGGCCAAGTCGAGTATCTCCGTGACCGCCTGCGATAAAAAAGAGAGGGATGCCTTGGGCGAGACAGCCGACCGTCTGGAATCCATGGGTGTCCAGCTCAAGCTGGGCCCCGGGTATCTCAGAGGCCTGCGCCAGGACATCATCTTCCGCACGCCGGGCCTGCGCCCCGATGTTCCGGAGCTTCTGGAGGCCAGAGAGCGGGGCAGCGTCATCACATCGGAGATGGAGGTCTTCTTTGAAGTATGCCCCTGTCCCATTCTTGCCGTATCCGGCAGCGACGGCAAAACCACCACCACCACGGTGATTTCCGAATTTTTGAAGAAAGAGGGGAAAGGGGTCTACGTGGGCGGAAACATCGGCCACCCGCTGTTAGCGGAAGCAGGTCAGATGCGTCCGGAGGACGTGGCGGTTTTGGAGCTCTCCTCCTTCCAGCTGATGACCATGAACCGCAGCCCCCATGTGGCCGTGCTGACCAATCTGGCCCCTAATCACCTGGACGTTCACAAAGACATGGCGGAATATGTGGCGGCCAAGGAGAACCTTTTTCTCCATCAGTCCGATGACGATCTGGCGGTTTTCAACCGGGACAACAAGATCACCTACGAGCTCTCCAAGG
This window of the Dysosmobacter acutus genome carries:
- the murD gene encoding UDP-N-acetylmuramoyl-L-alanine--D-glutamate ligase, yielding MNLQEYLHSIQDKTVAVIGIGVSNTPLLELLAKSSISVTACDKKERDALGETADRLESMGVQLKLGPGYLRGLRQDIIFRTPGLRPDVPELLEARERGSVITSEMEVFFEVCPCPILAVSGSDGKTTTTTVISEFLKKEGKGVYVGGNIGHPLLAEAGQMRPEDVAVLELSSFQLMTMNRSPHVAVLTNLAPNHLDVHKDMAEYVAAKENLFLHQSDDDLAVFNRDNKITYELSKEARGRVRLFSRTCELEEGVFLRGGAIVCRSGGTEREVLKTEDIFLPGVHNIENYMAAIAAVEGLVSDETIREVARTFQGVEHRIELVRTLRGVRYYNDSIASSPSRTIAGLRSFPEKVILIAGGYDKHIPFDVLGPEIVEHVKLLILCGATADQIRAAVTGASNYRPGCPEMVEVHTLQEAVETASNRAVSGDVVTLSPACAAFDQFPNFMVRGTAFKSIVNDLK